In Pontimonas salivibrio, the sequence ATGAATGCACATTCAGTGCACATCTTGTCCTCACACACCCCAACACCATCCACGCTAAACCTCACCCGTTTACTGGCATCCGCACCGTCAGCTAACACCCTCTGACACCAGCTAATACCTAGGCATCGAACTCATAATCCGTCGGTCACGGGTTCAAGTCCCGTCCGCCCTACTGGGCCAAAATTTTTGCAGTGGCGATTATGAGTTGGTTATGAGTGTGTGGCTAGTTGGGGACTGTTTGTCCACAGAGCTGCCATAGAGCACAGTTTCACGGATCCTCGTCCTGGTCTCACGAGTGCTTGTTTGCTTCGCCACACTGTGAGCATGACTGAACTGCAGCTTCAGGGAATTGGGTGTTTCTGCTCGGGGAATGGTGGTTGCCCGTATGTCACAAAAATAGTAGTATTTTGTGACATGACGGCACTGACGGCATCGCAGGCGATTCGCGAAACACCCCTCGGCTCTTTTGTTCCGCTGAGTGCCCTTCCGGGGCCTTCCGACGCGGCCCGGCAGGCGGCGTCGCGAGCGACGCGGTCTGGCGAATTGGTGACGGTAAAGCCTGGACTTTACTATCGGGGCGGCAAGACCAGATACGGCACGACCAGACCTCCGGTTGAAGACATTGTCCGTGAGGTGTGGGGTTCCACTGGAGTCGGACCCGCGGGTTTTTCTGCCGCCAGAGAGTGGGGTGTGACAACGCAGGTCCCGGCGACCTACCATGTCGCAGCGTTGTGGACGGTGGCGCCCATCGACGGAGTGACCCAGTATTCGAGGCGTAATAGGGCTCGAGGGGAATTGAATCAGAAAGAGATTGCCCTGGTGGAGTTGTTGCGTGACCCTCGAGTGTTTGTTGAAAGTGGCTGGCAATCTCTGGTTGATCGCTACACAGAAGCTCAAGCGCGGGGATTGGTTCGTGGAAGCTTTCTTGAACACGCCGTCGCGTCCGAGCGAAACCAATCAGTTCGAGGCAATTTCGCGACACTGATGGCCGATGTGGCGCGTTCGTGACCGCACGTCTTCGCGATCACCCTGACGACCTGACGGCGCTCATTCAGCAAACGGCTAATGCGCTGGGAGTTCCGGTCTCTCATGTGGAGAAGGACTTCTGGGTGACAGAAGTCCTTCGCGTAGCGAGCGCACCCCGGGAAGTGCGCCTGACTGATGGGTCAAGGGCTGCTGTCACTTTGACCTTCAAAGGCGGCACCAGCCTCAGCAGGGTGTTTGGAATAATCGACCGTTTTTCAGAAGACGTCGATCTCATCGCACATTTCCCTGATGGAGCCAGCCCGCAGGCGCGTCATACGTTGCTCAAAGCCGTGGATAGGGCCGTGCAGGAGCATCTTGGTGTGGCGACAGAGCACGTAGAGGTCCAGTCTTCGACGGTCGGTGTGAAGCGGTTCACCGCCTACCCCTATCGAATGCACCAGAGCGATCGTAACCTTAAGGATCGAGTAGTGCTCGAACTGGGCAGTAGGGGAGGGGGTGCTCCTTCTGCCCGCCACCCATACCGCTCTCTTGTCGCGGACTTTGCCCTTGCAGTCCTCGGCGGCACTACCTCGGACTGGGAAGAGTTTGCGCCCTTCGACGTCACCGTTCTGGCCCCGGAGCGCACTCTTCTAGAGAAACTCGCTGCTGTCCATGACGCGGCCTCACGGCTCGACACCGAGAGACTTTTGCGCGGTGGACGTCATTTCTATGACATCTATCGCCTGCTGCGCGACTCTCGAATTGCTGAGGCTCTTGGCGTCTTGGGAGAAGAGGGAATCGCTGCCCTTGCCGAGGACATCGATAATCACAGTCTGGCGGGGGAATTTAGTGTCACGCCCCGCCCACCAGGCGGCTATGCCGATAGTCCGGCCTTCGATGAAGCCCACGAATGTTTCCCCTCAATCAAAGCCGGCTTCGAGGCATCACGTGCCCTCGTCTATGGCGAGGCTGTGACGATGAAGGAGGTCATTGAGACCGTCAGGCTGAACCGTGTGGTGATGTGAGTCGAGTGCGTGAGGGGGCAAAATTGGACCCTGTCGACCAATCAGACCAAGCGTGTTTCGATGCCCTGGGAGACGTCTCTTTCGAAATAGGACAGGTAAAGGGCAACCAGCCCACGTCGCCCTGATTGTTTCCCCACCAAAGGCTCCTCGAAAACTAAAATAACCTCAAAGCTAACAAAGTAAGTGCAGGTGTGTGAACCGTACTGGGTTTTATAGAGACCCCAGAGTTGTGTTTTCTGCCAGCGCTTGCGCCTGACGGTTTTCAGCATAGAAGGCTTGCTCGAACTCTGCTGGTGGGACGTCGCCGATGAACCCGTGGAGGCGCTCCTGGTTATGCCAGTGGACCCACCCGAGGGTTGCAAGTTCTAGCTCTTCAACGCTTTTCCAGGGTCCGGGGTGTTCTGGTCCCCGAACGAGTTCCGCCTCGTAATACCCGTTCACGGTTTCCGCCAGGGCGTTATCAAAGGAATCACCAACGGTGCCAATCGATGGAACAGCGCCGATCTCGGCGAGGCGCTCCCCATAGCGAATAGACGTGAATTGACTGCCGGCGTCCGAGTGGCACCGCAAACCAGGGAGCTTTTTGCCCCTGGACCACCTCGCCATTTCAATGGCATCCAGGACGGTTTCTGTTTTCATCGTGGAGGCGACCCGCCACCCGACGATCGTTCTGGAGTAGGCGTCAATGATGAAACACACGTATGCCACCCCCGCCCAGGTTACCGAACTTCAGGTCAGTCACCCACAGCTGGTTCGGCGCAGTTGACGAGAACACCCGTTTCACCAGGTCTGGATGTCTTACCGCCGTCGGGTCTGGTTTCGTTGTCTTTACGCGCTTAGAGCGCTTGACGCCTTCAATGCCAAGAGATCGCATGAGCCGGGCTATCTGATCCCGCCCAACATCGATCCCTGAGCGTCTCGCTGCCTTCCACAGTTTCCTAGCCCCATAGACCTTCCGGTTGTTCACCCAGAGGTCAAACAACTCAGCACCAATCACAGCGTCACTCAGTGTTCTCGCTGAAGGGGAACGGTCCCTTGCCGCATAGTAAGTACTTGGCGCCACCTGCAAGACCTTGCAGATGAGCCAGGCACCAAGCTTGCGTCCTTCGACAATGTCGTCCTTGTTGCGGTTGACGAAATCAACTACAACCGTTGTTGGCGGCCTGGCTCCACCGACGCGCGTTTCAGGATTTCGTTTTCCATCTCCAACACACGCGTCTTCCGACGCAGTTCAATGAGTTCCCGTTTCTCAGAACTGGTGAGTCCCTCAACACGTCCCGAGTCGACAGCGTCGATCGCCATCCAGCGACGCAGAGTCCCCTCGCTGATCCCTAAACCCTTCGCAACCTGGGCGCCAGGTTCCCCCACAGCGACCAGGTCAAGGGCTCGACGCCGGAACTCCGGCGGTTTCGCAGCTGGAATCACAGACATCCTTCCTTGGAAGCAATACCTCCAAACTTAGGTGTCCGTCAAACCGGGTCAAGCCCCCTACTTTGCGACTTCTTGGGCTGATGTGGGCCAGGGGAAAGAGTGATTGCGCACAACAGTGTCGATGAAATCGACGGTACGGGCCACTCCGTCCTCTGCCCGGACAAGACCGCCAACCTGGGCAGTTTTCTGATTGACCGCTTCGTTTCCTTTCATGTCCAGGATCGCCTTTCCCACGGTTCCTTCGGTCACGGAAGGACTACCCACGATGCCTAGGTAGCGTCCGAGGCCTCGTGCTTCAGTTAATGATCCGTGAAAGGGTTGATCGCCCTGCATTGCGCACACGACACTGGGACGTCCGGAGCGAAGGGCGGCGGCGAATGTTCCCGCGCCACCGTGGTGAACGATGACTGAGCATTGCGGGAAGAGCCAGTCATGCGGGCAAGAGTGGGTTTCGTAGATATTGCTCTGAGCCCACTCGTATAGTGCCTCGCCCCGCGGTGTTGAGGTGTCCAGCGCTTCCCGGCTTAGTCCAGCCCAACCGCCGAGCAGCACACCGGGTGTGCCCGCTTCATAGAGCGCGCCGATGGCCAAGGTCGAGAGGCGCTGGCGAAACTCAGCATTTGATTTCATACTTCCAAACCCGATGTACACGGGCTTTTTCGTCAGAAAACTGACCAGAGACTCCGGTGGGTCAAAAGCTGTGTCTTCTCTCAGAACCCAGGAGCCCGACACAATTTTTTCTTTCGGCCATCCTGTCGGCTGCGAAAAAATTGTGGTCGGGGCGGCGCAGACTTGGGGGAAGTCGTGGGGCCAAATTTTGTATTTGGTGCCATCGGGATACCGTGTGGGGTCGATACCGACGATTTCCCGAGCCGCGGAAAATTTGGCCCGCCACATCTTGGGGTAGAGGAAGCCTTTGAAGCGGTGAAGGCTGGAATTGAGCCACCGCGGGACTCTACCGACCGTCATTTGGAACAGCGGATAGTCGGGAGTGGGGTGGTTGATCAGTAGATCAAAGGTCATGACCGGGACACGCAAAGCTTCGGCGATGGCTACATAAGCGCCGTACACAATGTTGGGAACCAACAGCACGTCGGGGTTGAACTCTTGTGCGGCCTCGAACGCGCGTTTCACATCAGAACGTTGCAGGTCAACATACTCGGCACTGTTGATGTACTGGCGTCCGAATTGTGCAAGTTTCATCAGGCCGCTGAGGGATCGATCAGACAGGTCAACTTCACCAAATAGCTGTTCGACAAAGCCTGCGATACTTTCCTCGGCTGCAACGAAGGGCACACCATGCGATTCGAGAAGGTCGGTGGATGGCGGCGTCGCAAATACGAGCACCTCACGGCCAATATGTTTCAGGTGAGTGGCTAGGGCTGCGACCGGCTGAATGTCTCCGCGGGACCCCCAAGCGATAAGCATCACGCGTTGAGGTGCTCCCTCGGCTCCGTTAGGACCGCCCATGTTTCTCCTGCTCCTGCTTCACCAACAACCCTCTCTAGGTCCTAAGAAGCCTGTGATCCGACCTTTTGCTCTGTTGACCGTCAAGTCGTCTGAAACATTTTGCTTGCCATAGCTATTAACTAGGCCATGCATGGCAATTGGAGCCATCAGTTACCTGTTTTCCCTTTGGTGGTGCTGGCCGGACGAAATACTCCCTCTTGCATCATCTTTTGATTGGCATTCACCAGCCTCGACGCAACTTGGTCGGAGCTGATTGGACCCCCCAGGGTTTGTTCGATCTGGCTCATAAAGAGCACTGACCCCAGACCACTAATCGTCATCATGAGTGCGGTGGTTTGCTGGTCGCTGATGTCTTTCAGTCGCCCCACTGCCTGCATTTGATCAAGGAGAGCCTCTGACTCGAGGAAAGCTGCGTCAAAGAGCCGTTGGGAATATTCTCCGCCCGCGAGCAGCGCCTGCCTAAAAAAGTTGAGCGAGGTAGTGCCCTTTGCCGCAAGGCTTTGCCAGTTCTCAACCTGGTGCGACTCATCATCCAACATGGCCGCCTTTTCATCGGCAACCCAATCGCCGAGGGTTTTCGAGATTGCTTCCTTCACCAGCGCATCCTTTCCCCCAAAGTGATGAACGAGTAGCGCGGGTGACACTTCAGCTTGCTTCGCAATAGACCGAAGCGACGTGCCAGCAAATCCCTTCTCGGCAAACATCTCAACCGCTATGGAGAGGAGCTGATCTCTCGTGGAGTGTACTGAACGCATGTTCAAATACTAAACAGTTGTACAAGCAGAGTCAAACAACCAACTAACGAGGCCGTTTTCCGCCATCTCAGCTGGCCGTGAGACAACGGATGATGATGAGTTTCACCCGAATGTCAAGCGCCTTGGGCGGGATGCGGCGATTGCGGGGTTTGCGGGCACCTCATTCGAAGACGCGAACTCAGAATTCGTGTATTCGATCAGCCAATCGAGGGAGGAAAGAATTCAAATCCTTGCTGCAGAGCAGGTCAGCTGTTTAGTCAAACACCCTTGTCATCGGGGGGACACCGAAGACCAACGGCTAGCATGACCACCATGACGCTTGCCCGGACCTTGACAATCAATGTTGTGGGCCTGGCCGTAGCCTTAGTGCTCATTGTGGCCTTGTGGGGTCAGCAGCTCGATATTTTTGGCGTCCTAGTCCTCAGCATTGTGCTGCTCGGCGGGGTGATCTCTGCTGTGCACCACGTTGACGTAATCGCGGCGTATGTCGGCAGAGTTCTGGGCGCTGTCATCTTGGCTCTTGCGGTCACGATTATTGAGGTGTCCCTGATTGTGTCTGTACTTCTCGCCTCCGGGGAATCAGCGTCAACGTTGGGAAGGGACACGGTGTTTGCTGCGGTCATGATTGCGACTAATGGAATCATCGGCCTTTCCGTCGTGGCAGCTACCTTTCGATCGTCGACATCATCGTTTAACTCTGAAGGCAGTGGCGCGGCGCTCGGCGCGATTGCGGTCATTGCCACCTTGAGCCTTGTGATTCCCTCGTTCACGACCGGTTCATCCGGTCCGACCTTCACCACACCGCAGTTAGTGTTTGTCGGATTAGCGGCACTGAGTGTTTATGTTCTTTTCCTCTACATCCTCACTGTGCGCAACCGCGAACACTTTGAAGACCCGGCAAGCCCCCCGACGCAATCGTTGAGAGTGGTTCCCTCGCGAGGGACTTTCGCGCTCAGTGTGATTTTTCTCATACTGGCGCTTGTGACCGTGGTGTTACTCGCCCAGGTGCTCTCTCCCTCGGTAGAAAACGCTGTGACCGGGGCGGGTTTCCCCCTGACTTTTGTCGCCGTTGTCATCGCTCTGGTGATTTTGTTACCCGAGGGCACCGCTGCATTTCGGTTCGCCCGGGCAGGACACCTTCAGGCAAGTTTCAACCTCGGCTACGGTTCAGCGTTAGCGAGTATTGGGCTCACGATCCCCGCGTTAGTGGTGGTGTCGTTTCTTCTGGACTTTGACCTCGTTTTTGGGCTGAGACCAGTGGATATTGTGTTGTTCATCCTGACTCTGGTGGTGAGCACCGTCACAGTGGCGTCTCACCGGGTGACTCTATTCCAAGGGGGCCTTCACCTGGCGATTTTCTCGGCGTTCTTGTTTCTCGCGGTGAGCCCTTGATCACGGCAATGAGGCCAGCCCGCGCATTGACACCACGGCGTATTCGACAAGAACCCGCCAGTTTCCACGCTAACCCGTCCCTATCGAGGGGTCCGAATTATCAGAAACCAACTAAGGGCTGTGTTTCGTAACCGGAACGCAGGATCTGCCTCACCTACCGGTTCCACTGTCGGGCCTTACTTATCCGGAGAAGGACCACTGCATCGGCCAGGTGCGGGGGTGGGTCGGGAACTTGACAATCGATTTCTTTTTTTTAACGTACTCGGGTGAACAAATTTCAACTCAATACTGCTTGTGTTTTTGAAGTTGTGGGTGAGGAGGTTTTTGCCACTGTCCCTGGACAGGTTGACGTAATTCGTTTGTCAGGTAACTATGCGCGCACAGTCCGCAACCTCGACGCAATGCATTCTCAGGATGTTAATTCTGAAGTGCTTCATGAGCTCGAACGGCTAGGTGTTATCGAGCCCGTGAAGGAAGGGTTGTCGCGCCGCTCACTGGTCAAGGGCGGTGCGGTCCTAGCGGGTGCCGGCATTGCTACCCTCGCCCTGCCCAGCATTGCTGCGGCCAGCTCAGGGATATCTGTTGGAGAGATTGGTTTCTGGTCCTACAACACCAGCGGCCCCGATGGATATAACATAATCCTCTCGGCAGTTCAGGGTAGCCCGGGTTGGTCTGAGTTCCCCTTCAACCCGACCGAGACACCTCCCTCGGCGATAAGCGTGTCTGCGGTTCCTAGCGCCTCGCTTTCGGCCTTCAGCGCACCAGTTGGCGGAACGGTGTTAAGCAGCTATTTCGAGTGGGTCGGTGCGGAAGTCTCCACCGGGAGAGTGTCAGTGGATACGTACCGGGGGGGCGGGGGTTTCCTGCAGGCTTCGTTCACCTGGGGCGGTATGACCTACTCGGCCTCCTTTAACGGGGACGATTCGGCCTATTTGTAAGAAGTGTCCCGGGTAACCGGGCTTCCAGTTTCTCTGGATCCAAGTGATGTGATCCCAGGGTGGCAGGACCACCTAGTTTTGCCGCACGCGGGAATGTGTACTTTAGCCGCTTGGCGAAAGCACATCGAGCCAAAAGTTCCGTCGGCTATCGTTCTGGTGGGGCGACCTAAGGCCCCCGGAAAGTGCGGTCACGCGCTGAGACAGGCCGGGCTTTGATGTAGGTCGGGGGCGAAGTGTGGACTAAACCTTCCAGAGGCACATGCGGATGAGAAATTGGGCACTGTCCGTTTTTCACGCTCACTGCGGTGGGGCCTGCGCTATCAGGCTTGTCGGAGTAAGTAGGCAGAGGGTGAGGTTTCGGGCTCTGAGGGGTGCCCGCGGGTCACGTGGCATAGATTCTGGCTCTCGGGCTGTACACCCTGAGGCTTACGGGCCCTCGAAAGGCTGGATACTTGGGTGAGCAATCATTACGGTCACGTAGTCGCCCACGACAGGGCACTCGAGGTTCGCGGCACTCCGCGGCGCCTGATTGAAACTAGACTGAGCCACACCGGTTATGTCGCGCAGGAGCATCCACTCCTGCATCCTGTGGGTTCGTAGACCTGGAAGGTTTCCTATGGCGGCATCAACATCCACGCGGTGGGTCGGACTTCTCTTCATTTCGTTGGCCATCTCTTTGGTCATCATTGACGGCACAATCGTCAACACAATCTTTCCTGAAATCATCAAGGATCTAGGGTTGAGTTCCACCGAGGTTCAGTGGGTGCAAGAAAGCTATGTGCTGGTCTTTGCCTCCACCTTGCTGATCTGGGGTTCGCTCGCCGACCGGATGGGGCGTCGGCGGGTTCTGCTTATCGGAATTGTGGTGTTTATCGCCTCTTCCGTGTGGGCAGGTTACGCCGATAGTGCGAGCAGCTTGATTTGGGCTCGGGTGGTGCAGGGGTTTGGTGGGGCCATGGTGTT encodes:
- a CDS encoding nucleotidyl transferase AbiEii/AbiGii toxin family protein, whose translation is MTARLRDHPDDLTALIQQTANALGVPVSHVEKDFWVTEVLRVASAPREVRLTDGSRAAVTLTFKGGTSLSRVFGIIDRFSEDVDLIAHFPDGASPQARHTLLKAVDRAVQEHLGVATEHVEVQSSTVGVKRFTAYPYRMHQSDRNLKDRVVLELGSRGGGAPSARHPYRSLVADFALAVLGGTTSDWEEFAPFDVTVLAPERTLLEKLAAVHDAASRLDTERLLRGGRHFYDIYRLLRDSRIAEALGVLGEEGIAALAEDIDNHSLAGEFSVTPRPPGGYADSPAFDEAHECFPSIKAGFEASRALVYGEAVTMKEVIETVRLNRVVM
- a CDS encoding TetR/AcrR family transcriptional regulator; translation: MRSVHSTRDQLLSIAVEMFAEKGFAGTSLRSIAKQAEVSPALLVHHFGGKDALVKEAISKTLGDWVADEKAAMLDDESHQVENWQSLAAKGTTSLNFFRQALLAGGEYSQRLFDAAFLESEALLDQMQAVGRLKDISDQQTTALMMTISGLGSVLFMSQIEQTLGGPISSDQVASRLVNANQKMMQEGVFRPASTTKGKTGN
- a CDS encoding glycosyltransferase, which gives rise to MLIAWGSRGDIQPVAALATHLKHIGREVLVFATPPSTDLLESHGVPFVAAEESIAGFVEQLFGEVDLSDRSLSGLMKLAQFGRQYINSAEYVDLQRSDVKRAFEAAQEFNPDVLLVPNIVYGAYVAIAEALRVPVMTFDLLINHPTPDYPLFQMTVGRVPRWLNSSLHRFKGFLYPKMWRAKFSAAREIVGIDPTRYPDGTKYKIWPHDFPQVCAAPTTIFSQPTGWPKEKIVSGSWVLREDTAFDPPESLVSFLTKKPVYIGFGSMKSNAEFRQRLSTLAIGALYEAGTPGVLLGGWAGLSREALDTSTPRGEALYEWAQSNIYETHSCPHDWLFPQCSVIVHHGGAGTFAAALRSGRPSVVCAMQGDQPFHGSLTEARGLGRYLGIVGSPSVTEGTVGKAILDMKGNEAVNQKTAQVGGLVRAEDGVARTVDFIDTVVRNHSFPWPTSAQEVAK
- a CDS encoding calcium:proton antiporter, which translates into the protein MTLARTLTINVVGLAVALVLIVALWGQQLDIFGVLVLSIVLLGGVISAVHHVDVIAAYVGRVLGAVILALAVTIIEVSLIVSVLLASGESASTLGRDTVFAAVMIATNGIIGLSVVAATFRSSTSSFNSEGSGAALGAIAVIATLSLVIPSFTTGSSGPTFTTPQLVFVGLAALSVYVLFLYILTVRNREHFEDPASPPTQSLRVVPSRGTFALSVIFLILALVTVVLLAQVLSPSVENAVTGAGFPLTFVAVVIALVILLPEGTAAFRFARAGHLQASFNLGYGSALASIGLTIPALVVVSFLLDFDLVFGLRPVDIVLFILTLVVSTVTVASHRVTLFQGGLHLAIFSAFLFLAVSP